The Candidatus Cloacimonadota bacterium genome contains a region encoding:
- the ybgF gene encoding tol-pal system protein YbgF → MKKLYVLGLLLLLLAAQCAQQKPYTSIQQPASQTDQQLQYLAEVIKMNSDAIDQQEKQFSTDLQLLNGKIDQIIVLQSKVSTLEVKVNTLESKIEAQNQILAQLRSNPAPSDQTKKPAQESNVVTPENLYQQGRQYYVDKDFRKAISTFSDFIKEYPQHDLASNAQYWIGECYYSLDQFETAIFNFDKVVINYPDSNKIVDAKLKIALCLIGMEQYAGALTQLREIQKQYPDYERLDIVRERIVMLENR, encoded by the coding sequence GTGAAAAAATTATATGTACTCGGACTGTTACTATTACTTCTTGCGGCACAATGCGCCCAGCAAAAGCCATACACAAGTATTCAGCAACCTGCAAGCCAGACAGATCAGCAATTGCAGTATCTTGCAGAAGTAATAAAAATGAACTCCGATGCTATTGATCAGCAGGAAAAGCAATTTTCTACTGATCTTCAACTGCTCAACGGCAAAATCGATCAGATCATTGTACTTCAATCAAAGGTATCGACTCTCGAAGTAAAAGTTAATACACTTGAATCTAAGATCGAAGCACAAAATCAGATTCTCGCTCAACTCCGTTCTAATCCGGCACCTTCAGATCAAACCAAAAAACCGGCACAAGAATCAAATGTTGTCACTCCCGAAAATCTTTACCAGCAGGGAAGACAGTATTATGTCGACAAAGATTTCAGGAAAGCAATTTCCACGTTCTCGGACTTCATCAAAGAATATCCCCAGCATGACCTAGCTTCCAATGCGCAATACTGGATTGGTGAATGCTATTACTCTCTTGATCAATTTGAAACAGCTATATTCAATTTTGATAAAGTCGTGATAAACTATCCGGACTCTAACAAAATTGTTGATGCAAAACTTAAGATTGCTTTATGTCTTATTGGCATGGAACAATATGCAGGTGCCCTAACGCAACTTAGGGAAATCCAGAAACAGTACCCTGACTATGAACGCCTGGATATTGTTCGGGAAAGAATCGTAATGCTGGAGAATAGATAA
- the bamD gene encoding outer membrane protein assembly factor BamD: MKKFALPTLMLFILLSFTFLYLNAQTPTPMNWNDEDEDVTYERPLQLPKGDFDSHAQMLEADDLFQRRKYGKARDIYEIITYMSKGDTLVKRAQYQLANCYYKMRLYEDAIFEYQQLMRLFPYSQYNEDANYKIGTSWFKLSYPPAYDQQETINALQQFNHFIAQYPDSDQIENVKEMRSVCIDKLLEKKYLNAHIYYMMGYYNASIMYLNEIFDENIRGEVEEKALVLAGMIYIKKKNWDMLTLVGQQLSLEYPENNFIEKINKYITN, from the coding sequence ATGAAAAAATTTGCTTTACCAACTCTTATGCTATTCATACTGCTTTCTTTTACATTCCTCTATTTGAATGCTCAAACTCCCACACCAATGAACTGGAATGATGAAGATGAAGATGTTACCTATGAAAGACCCCTTCAACTTCCCAAAGGAGACTTTGATTCTCATGCGCAAATGCTCGAAGCCGATGATCTATTCCAACGAAGAAAATATGGTAAAGCAAGAGATATTTATGAGATCATAACATATATGAGTAAAGGTGATACCCTTGTTAAACGTGCTCAATATCAACTGGCAAACTGCTATTATAAGATGCGTCTCTATGAAGATGCCATCTTTGAATATCAGCAGCTTATGAGATTGTTCCCTTACTCGCAATATAATGAGGATGCAAATTATAAGATCGGCACATCCTGGTTCAAATTGTCCTATCCACCAGCCTATGATCAGCAGGAAACGATCAATGCTCTTCAGCAGTTCAATCATTTCATTGCTCAATACCCAGATTCTGATCAGATCGAAAATGTCAAAGAAATGCGATCAGTGTGTATCGATAAGCTTCTTGAGAAAAAATATCTAAATGCACACATCTACTATATGATGGGATATTATAACGCTTCAATCATGTATCTAAACGAGATATTTGACGAGAACATTCGCGGAGAAGTCGAAGAAAAGGCACTTGTCCTTGCTGGAATGATATACATAAAAAAGAAGAACTGGGATATGCTAACTCTAGTGGGTCAACAGCTTTCGCTTGAATATCCAGAAAACAATTTTATTGAAAAAATAAATAAATATATTACGAACTGA